The following are from one region of the Aquirufa lenticrescens genome:
- the rpsT gene encoding 30S ribosomal protein S20 → MANHKSALKRIRSNEAKRLRNRYQHKSTRTLIKKLRLTTDKSVVVELFKQVSSSLDKLAKKNIIHKNKAANQKSKLAKLVNKVAA, encoded by the coding sequence ATGGCAAATCATAAATCAGCACTAAAGCGTATCCGTTCTAACGAAGCAAAGCGTTTACGTAATCGTTACCAACACAAATCAACTCGTACATTAATCAAGAAATTGAGATTGACGACTGATAAATCGGTTGTGGTAGAGCTTTTCAAACAAGTTTCTTCTTCTTTGGATAAATTGGCTAAGAAAAACATCATCCACAAGAATAAAGCTGCAAATCAAAAATCTAAATTAGCTAAGTTAGTGAATAAAGTAGCTGCTTAA